The Methanothrix sp. genome window below encodes:
- a CDS encoding SHOCT domain-containing protein yields MISYHMMDWGPMWWGAWGLFPFIWMLGYWLVFLVIAYLVYKDAEARGMNGLLWAVLVVLPWIGMLFLLIYLLKREEMGGSIRNAESILDERYARGELTRDEYLRMKEDLRRGRE; encoded by the coding sequence ATGATATCATACCACATGATGGACTGGGGGCCCATGTGGTGGGGCGCATGGGGCTTGTTCCCCTTCATATGGATGCTCGGATACTGGCTGGTCTTTCTGGTCATAGCGTATCTTGTCTACAAAGATGCTGAAGCCAGGGGTATGAACGGCCTGCTCTGGGCGGTCCTCGTCGTGCTTCCATGGATCGGCATGCTGTTTCTCCTAATTTACCTGTTGAAGAGGGAGGAGATGGGAGGTTCGATCAGGAACGCAGAGTCGATCCTGGATGAGAGATATGCGAGAGGCGAGCTGACGAGGGATGAGTACCTCAGGATGAAAGAGGATCTAAGACGGGGAAGAGAATGA
- a CDS encoding ferredoxin-thioredoxin reductase catalytic domain-containing protein produces MSDEDVERLYQKLKEDAESAGYHLNPDRSFVMGIVRGLLTNEERFGYMACPCRLPSGVREEDLDIICPCDYRDQDLADYGACYCALYVSERVAKGEDELRPVPERRGSKPAPEKQTGEAKITGLSKPVWRCRVCGYLCARDEPPEVCPICKASRERFERFM; encoded by the coding sequence GTGAGCGATGAGGATGTGGAGCGGCTCTACCAGAAGCTCAAAGAGGATGCCGAATCTGCAGGATACCATCTCAACCCTGACAGATCATTCGTCATGGGGATCGTCCGCGGACTGCTGACTAATGAGGAGCGCTTCGGATACATGGCATGCCCCTGCAGGCTTCCCTCAGGTGTCAGAGAGGAGGATCTGGACATAATCTGTCCATGCGATTACAGGGATCAGGATCTCGCGGACTACGGGGCGTGCTACTGCGCTCTTTACGTCTCCGAGCGTGTCGCGAAGGGCGAGGATGAGCTGAGGCCGGTGCCGGAGAGGCGTGGATCAAAGCCAGCCCCTGAGAAACAGACCGGTGAGGCAAAGATCACAGGGCTCTCAAAGCCTGTCTGGAGGTGCAGGGTCTGCGGCTATCTCTGCGCCAGAGATGAACCTCCAGAGGTATGCCCGATATGCAAGGCCTCGCGGGAAAGGTTCGAGAGGTTCATGTGA
- a CDS encoding glutaredoxin family protein, producing MSKVHVDGQDAGAVTLYALSTCMWCKKTKDLLSKLGVSYDYVYVDLTSGAERAGLIDELRRFNPDLTFPTLVANGKVIIGYREKEIKSALGVL from the coding sequence ATGAGCAAGGTACATGTCGATGGGCAGGATGCTGGTGCTGTGACCCTTTATGCGCTGAGCACATGCATGTGGTGTAAGAAGACAAAGGATCTGCTCTCAAAGCTCGGCGTGAGCTACGATTATGTTTATGTGGATCTGACGAGCGGCGCTGAAAGGGCAGGGCTGATCGACGAGCTCAGGAGATTCAATCCGGATCTCACGTTTCCCACACTCGTTGCTAACGGGAAGGTGATCATCGGATACAGGGAGAAGGAGATAAAGAGCGCCCTGGGGGTATTGTAA
- the budA gene encoding acetolactate decarboxylase has protein sequence MRHSVEAVAVALIMSMQIVSPAGYGDVLFQVSTISALMDGVFEGSMSFGDLRVHGDFGLGTFDALDGEMVGLDGHFYQVRADGSVHEVRDSTLTSFADVTFFDSDEELALSSSNMTQVERCLEEVLPTRNIFYAIRIDGKFGHVRTRSVPAQSRPYPNLTVAVMNQSIFDLYNQSGTVVGFWTPSYASGLNVPGYHLHFINDERTAGGHLLDFQLMDGNASIDHTDGFMVVLPYNEDFYAAGTEAADTTELEAVESMKPG, from the coding sequence ATGAGGCACTCAGTTGAAGCAGTTGCAGTAGCGCTCATCATGAGCATGCAGATCGTCAGCCCCGCAGGATATGGTGATGTGCTCTTTCAGGTCTCCACAATATCTGCGCTCATGGATGGTGTTTTTGAGGGATCGATGTCATTTGGTGATTTGAGGGTGCATGGGGACTTCGGCCTCGGAACATTCGATGCGCTCGATGGCGAGATGGTGGGGCTTGATGGCCATTTCTATCAGGTTAGGGCAGATGGTTCCGTTCATGAGGTCAGAGATTCCACGCTCACCTCATTTGCAGATGTCACATTCTTTGATTCGGATGAGGAGCTGGCTCTCAGCAGCTCAAACATGACTCAGGTGGAGAGATGCCTGGAGGAGGTGCTGCCGACAAGGAACATCTTCTACGCGATCAGGATCGATGGTAAGTTCGGCCATGTCAGGACCAGAAGCGTGCCTGCTCAATCCAGACCATACCCGAATCTCACGGTTGCTGTCATGAATCAGAGCATCTTCGATCTATACAACCAGAGCGGCACAGTCGTCGGATTCTGGACACCCTCGTACGCGAGCGGGCTGAACGTCCCGGGCTACCACCTTCACTTCATAAACGATGAGAGAACAGCTGGCGGCCACCTGCTTGATTTTCAGTTGATGGATGGAAACGCTTCAATCGATCACACGGATGGCTTCATGGTGGTCCTGCCGTATAATGAGGATTTCTACGCAGCAGGCACTGAGGCAGCGGATACAACAGAGCTGGAGGCTGTTGAGAGCATGAAGCCAGGATGA
- a CDS encoding cytochrome c biogenesis protein CcdA — translation MPSSSERSAACNTARSVLRMTIAALAIFLCVHPAACENVLILTAPGCAKCAAAHRVLEDVLSGYEDVHIQEYTYTSEEGRKIIKEFRVKDVPSIIIDGSVIGYRDYDGNESRLRDLIASALEGRIDTNASSETPYSPEIFGSITLSTALTVLVAGLLAGFNPCLLAILAFLATTVLSSAGRRRDLLLMIIFFSLGILSVYLVFGMGLFRMMQNSNTASMLRLVLSALLILLGMMQLEDARRLNSTGRSLFRTDWILGYFQAAAGAQSLAAYFLLGMLFSMVKAPCVGAVYVAIISIIYTKGYASSAVLYLFLYNLGVVLPVMLLGGAIALGMQPESVERFRHEHRVAIRIITGLMLIALAPLIYWEMI, via the coding sequence ATGCCCTCCAGCTCTGAGAGATCTGCAGCATGCAACACCGCTCGCAGTGTGCTGAGGATGACGATTGCAGCTCTTGCCATCTTTCTGTGCGTGCATCCAGCAGCATGCGAGAATGTTCTGATACTGACTGCTCCAGGATGTGCAAAATGCGCCGCCGCCCATCGGGTGCTGGAGGATGTGCTCTCCGGTTACGAGGATGTGCACATCCAGGAGTACACGTACACAAGCGAGGAAGGCAGGAAGATCATAAAGGAGTTCAGGGTCAAGGATGTGCCGTCGATAATAATAGACGGCTCTGTCATAGGATACAGGGATTACGATGGCAATGAGAGCAGGCTGCGGGATCTCATAGCATCTGCTCTTGAAGGAAGGATCGATACAAATGCTTCGTCTGAGACGCCATACTCACCGGAGATCTTCGGGAGCATCACGCTGTCCACGGCGCTGACGGTCCTTGTCGCCGGCCTTCTTGCGGGTTTCAACCCCTGCCTGCTCGCCATACTCGCGTTCCTTGCGACGACTGTTCTGTCAAGCGCGGGGCGCAGAAGGGATCTCCTTTTAATGATAATCTTCTTCTCGCTGGGCATACTCTCTGTGTACCTCGTATTCGGGATGGGCCTCTTCAGGATGATGCAGAACAGCAACACCGCCTCGATGCTCAGGCTGGTGCTGAGCGCGCTTCTTATCCTGCTCGGGATGATGCAGCTCGAGGATGCCAGGCGGCTGAACTCAACCGGACGCTCTCTGTTCAGGACTGACTGGATACTGGGATACTTCCAGGCTGCAGCTGGCGCTCAGAGCCTCGCAGCATACTTTCTCCTAGGAATGCTCTTCTCCATGGTCAAGGCCCCGTGTGTCGGAGCGGTTTACGTGGCGATCATCAGCATAATCTACACAAAGGGCTACGCATCATCAGCGGTCTTGTACCTGTTTCTGTACAACCTCGGCGTGGTTCTTCCCGTGATGCTGCTGGGCGGAGCCATAGCCCTCGGCATGCAGCCTGAGAGCGTCGAGCGTTTCAGGCACGAGCATCGCGTTGCGATCAGAATCATCACCGGATTGATGCTGATCGCCCTCGCGCCACTGATATACTGGGAGATGATATGA
- a CDS encoding permease, translated as MQNIIYAALSAGLESLLEYLSAHVLTCLIPAFFIAGAISALLKKDIILRYFGADAPKWLCYPVAAISGTVLAVCSCTILPMFAGIERKGAGIGPATAFLFSGPAINLMAIVLTARVLGLDIGIARAIAAVTMAVLIGLIMSSVFPGERRPSRNPGSKDGSVSRTTLLFIGVLIAILLVATSSAVSMTPKIAILSALILVASYIMWRHYTPVERRAFLGETWWLAKRIFPLLLAGTFVVGVIGYFLPMDLIRMIMGSNSFISCLTASIIGAVLYMPTLLEVPIVGTLFGYSSGVTAPGPALALLLAGPSLSLPNMIVIARVIGPRKAGVYVTLVVLISTLIGMIYGALVS; from the coding sequence TTGCAGAACATCATTTATGCGGCTCTGAGCGCGGGTCTTGAGAGCCTCCTCGAGTACCTCTCGGCGCATGTGCTGACATGTCTGATTCCGGCTTTCTTCATAGCCGGAGCGATATCCGCGCTCCTGAAGAAGGACATAATCCTGAGGTACTTCGGTGCAGACGCACCCAAATGGCTGTGCTATCCGGTCGCAGCGATTTCCGGCACTGTGCTTGCAGTATGCAGCTGTACCATACTCCCGATGTTCGCAGGAATAGAGCGGAAGGGCGCTGGCATAGGCCCTGCCACCGCGTTCCTGTTCTCCGGCCCGGCCATCAACCTGATGGCGATAGTGCTGACCGCGAGGGTTCTGGGTCTGGATATCGGGATAGCAAGAGCCATCGCGGCTGTTACCATGGCCGTGCTCATAGGACTGATAATGTCGTCTGTGTTTCCAGGGGAGAGGAGACCCTCCAGGAATCCTGGCTCAAAAGACGGCTCGGTGAGCAGGACCACGCTCCTCTTCATAGGAGTGCTCATAGCCATACTTCTGGTGGCGACTTCAAGCGCAGTAAGCATGACACCGAAGATCGCGATTCTCTCAGCGCTGATACTTGTGGCTTCCTACATTATGTGGAGACACTACACGCCGGTGGAGAGGCGCGCGTTCCTCGGCGAGACATGGTGGCTTGCGAAGAGGATATTCCCGTTGCTTCTCGCAGGTACGTTCGTGGTGGGTGTGATCGGGTACTTCCTGCCCATGGATCTGATAAGGATGATCATGGGATCGAACAGCTTTATATCATGCCTCACCGCCTCCATCATAGGCGCTGTGCTCTACATGCCGACGCTGCTCGAGGTCCCCATCGTCGGGACGCTCTTCGGCTACAGCTCGGGCGTCACCGCCCCGGGACCGGCGCTGGCGCTTCTCCTCGCCGGCCCATCGCTGAGCCTCCCAAACATGATAGTGATCGCAAGGGTCATAGGCCCGAGAAAGGCCGGAGTGTACGTCACGCTGGTCGTGCTCATCTCGACGCTCATCGGCATGATCTATGGAGCCCTTGTCTCCTGA
- a CDS encoding metalloregulator ArsR/SmtB family transcription factor — MLSVPRLDMQVRIFSALADPIRIKIILLLSGGDRCVCEILPAFERSQSTISKHLSILYNAGLLDRRIEGNRTIYSIKNRKVVELLETADVIALEHLSGLVETRGD; from the coding sequence ATGCTCTCTGTTCCAAGACTGGATATGCAGGTCCGCATATTCAGCGCTCTCGCCGATCCGATCAGGATAAAAATCATCCTGCTTCTCTCGGGCGGAGATCGGTGTGTGTGCGAGATACTCCCTGCATTTGAGAGATCCCAGTCCACAATATCGAAGCACCTGAGCATTCTGTACAATGCGGGGCTTCTTGATCGCAGGATCGAGGGAAACAGGACGATCTACAGCATAAAGAACAGAAAGGTCGTGGAGCTTCTCGAGACCGCGGATGTGATAGCTCTTGAGCATCTTTCCGGTCTCGTGGAGACAAGAGGTGATTGA
- a CDS encoding response regulator, giving the protein MDKLRRVLLVEDNDAHAVLIQRIFEENGSAWSVSRVSTLADAMRFLDENQDSLPDIVIADYRLPDGTGLDLTRGAGTPEDVGFPLIILTGVGSEKLAVQTMKSGAMDYVVKSSDDLRHLPSTASRILQEWNTLMERRRTEMEIAKCVSDLEADKLNLDEFMDKISQDLEEAISTIKETNSRIKERFGNNIDDDTLKDLYRIESAAERAGMLTDKLFEYLLPLYFDSSLVRLYMQNLEELKRRRENST; this is encoded by the coding sequence ATGGATAAGCTCCGGAGGGTTCTTCTGGTTGAGGATAACGATGCTCATGCTGTGCTCATCCAGAGGATATTTGAGGAGAACGGCTCGGCCTGGAGCGTATCGCGGGTCTCGACCCTCGCAGATGCTATGAGATTTCTTGATGAAAACCAGGACTCCCTGCCAGATATCGTCATTGCCGACTACAGGCTGCCGGACGGCACAGGTCTAGATCTCACAAGAGGCGCCGGAACTCCTGAGGATGTTGGGTTCCCTCTCATAATACTGACAGGTGTGGGCTCCGAGAAGCTTGCTGTGCAGACAATGAAATCCGGTGCCATGGATTACGTCGTGAAGAGCTCTGATGACCTCCGTCACCTCCCATCAACTGCGAGCAGAATCCTGCAGGAGTGGAACACCCTGATGGAGAGGAGAAGAACGGAGATGGAGATCGCAAAGTGCGTCTCAGATCTTGAAGCCGACAAATTGAACCTCGATGAATTCATGGACAAGATCTCTCAGGACCTTGAAGAGGCGATCAGCACCATAAAGGAGACGAACTCGAGGATCAAGGAGAGGTTCGGCAATAACATCGATGATGATACGCTTAAAGATCTCTACAGGATCGAGAGCGCTGCTGAGAGGGCCGGCATGCTCACCGACAAGCTATTCGAGTACCTGCTGCCCCTGTACTTCGACAGCTCCCTTGTGAGGCTGTACATGCAGAACCTGGAGGAGCTGAAGAGAAGAAGGGAGAACTCAACGTAA
- the hpt gene encoding hypoxanthine/guanine phosphoribosyltransferase — translation MLEILKRSLYDAPVFRRGDYNYFIHPITDGVPETRPELIREVVCHIIRIADLDVDKIVTVEAMGIPIGGALSLVTDIPLVIIRKKMYGLPGEIEVSQVTGYSKSKIYLNGIKKGDRVIFVDDVVSTGGTAIAVMKALEAAGAVIRDAVVVIERGDGAERVRSSGFPLKTMVRVDVDEKRVFSVEEVSFRS, via the coding sequence TTGCTCGAGATACTGAAGAGGTCGCTCTATGATGCGCCTGTGTTCAGGAGAGGGGATTACAACTACTTCATCCATCCGATAACAGACGGAGTTCCAGAGACGAGACCTGAGCTGATAAGAGAGGTTGTCTGTCATATAATCAGGATCGCCGATCTTGATGTCGACAAGATAGTCACCGTTGAGGCGATGGGGATACCGATTGGCGGAGCGCTCTCACTCGTGACAGACATACCGCTCGTGATAATTCGCAAGAAGATGTACGGTCTGCCCGGGGAGATAGAGGTCAGCCAGGTCACGGGCTACTCCAAATCGAAGATATATCTCAACGGTATAAAAAAAGGAGATCGTGTGATATTTGTTGATGACGTTGTGAGCACCGGTGGCACGGCCATCGCGGTTATGAAGGCGCTGGAGGCCGCAGGCGCTGTGATCAGGGATGCTGTTGTTGTGATCGAGAGGGGCGATGGTGCTGAGCGTGTGAGATCCTCAGGATTTCCTCTTAAAACCATGGTGAGGGTTGATGTTGATGAGAAGCGCGTCTTCAGCGTTGAGGAGGTCTCATTCCGGTCTTGA
- a CDS encoding DUF357 domain-containing protein produces the protein MNEDIAVELRAETEKWLVRADERLSRCMGDDRFLSNIKAYISDSRYFLERGDLIRAFEAVIWAWAWLEIGEELGRIKG, from the coding sequence TTGAACGAAGATATTGCTGTTGAGCTTAGAGCCGAGACCGAGAAGTGGCTCGTGAGGGCTGACGAGAGGCTATCGCGATGCATGGGGGATGACAGATTTCTGAGCAACATAAAGGCATACATCAGCGACTCGAGGTACTTTCTTGAGAGAGGGGATCTCATACGGGCATTTGAGGCGGTCATCTGGGCCTGGGCCTGGCTCGAGATCGGCGAGGAGCTGGGAAGAATAAAAGGCTGA
- a CDS encoding dihydroorotase → MMDLLVKDGRVYSGGRLMSTDIWIKDGRIAALGGYNRAAERIDASGMIIIPGAIDMHVHFREPGYTHKEDWESGSISAAAGGVTTVVDQPNTDPPVMDAESYKEKLNLAKRKSVVDFCLNGGPGDVESLLRAGASAIGEIFMYEMSDERLARILEAVERLGALASVHAEDGEVIRRYSEPLSEIGDPDVHSRARPPIAEVSAIDRVLSISRCRLHICHISTADGLDLVRKRGESRVSCEVAPHHLFLSRRDYRRLGTFLKTNPPLRNPADCDALWDGLRRGDIDVIASDHAPHLPEEKRDDIWHAPPGVPGVETMLPLMLYAVKSNMITLDRAIDALSARPASILGLRSKGEIAVGKDADLVIFDPKRQERIDVQRLHSRADWTPYEGKRAIFPVMTLVRGSVVFDGDVEVNPGYGRNIETRMGKRPEESSD, encoded by the coding sequence ATGATGGACCTTCTGGTAAAAGACGGCAGGGTTTACAGCGGTGGCAGGCTGATGAGCACAGACATATGGATCAAAGACGGGAGGATCGCAGCACTAGGTGGGTACAACAGGGCTGCGGAGCGGATAGACGCCAGCGGCATGATCATCATACCGGGGGCCATTGACATGCACGTCCACTTCAGGGAGCCGGGGTACACGCACAAGGAGGACTGGGAGAGCGGCTCGATATCCGCGGCTGCTGGCGGCGTGACGACCGTGGTCGATCAGCCCAACACGGATCCGCCTGTGATGGACGCTGAGTCGTACAAAGAGAAGCTGAATCTGGCGAAACGGAAGTCGGTCGTGGACTTCTGCCTGAACGGCGGGCCCGGCGATGTAGAGTCACTTCTCAGGGCAGGGGCATCTGCGATCGGCGAGATCTTCATGTATGAGATGAGCGACGAGCGTCTGGCCAGAATTTTAGAGGCGGTCGAGCGGCTAGGCGCGCTCGCGAGTGTGCATGCAGAGGATGGAGAGGTCATACGGAGATACTCCGAGCCGCTGAGTGAGATCGGAGATCCCGATGTTCATTCCAGGGCCAGGCCGCCGATCGCTGAGGTCTCCGCGATAGACAGAGTTCTGAGCATATCGAGATGCAGGCTCCATATCTGTCACATCTCTACTGCAGATGGCCTGGATCTCGTGAGGAAGAGGGGAGAGAGCAGGGTGAGCTGTGAGGTCGCACCACACCATCTCTTCCTGAGCAGAAGGGATTACAGGAGGCTCGGGACATTTCTGAAGACTAATCCGCCCCTCCGGAATCCAGCGGACTGCGATGCCCTCTGGGATGGTCTCAGAAGGGGGGATATAGATGTCATCGCATCAGATCATGCGCCACATCTCCCCGAGGAGAAGAGGGATGACATATGGCATGCGCCTCCCGGCGTCCCGGGCGTGGAGACGATGCTCCCCCTCATGCTGTATGCTGTGAAGAGCAACATGATAACGCTGGACAGGGCTATTGATGCTCTATCAGCAAGGCCTGCATCCATACTTGGATTGAGATCCAAGGGGGAGATCGCGGTCGGAAAGGATGCGGATCTGGTGATCTTCGATCCGAAGAGGCAGGAGAGGATCGATGTGCAGAGGCTTCACAGCAGGGCAGACTGGACGCCGTATGAGGGGAAGAGGGCGATCTTCCCTGTGATGACCCTGGTCAGGGGGAGCGTTGTCTTCGATGGGGATGTAGAGGTGAATCCCGGCTACGGCAGAAATATCGAGACGCGCATGGGTAAAAGACCGGAGGAGAGCTCTGATTAG
- a CDS encoding adenosine-specific kinase: protein MELRTVRMEVPDGSNLILGQSHFIKTAEDLYEAIAGSVPGARFGIAFSEASGDCLVRLEGNDDALKEAAKRNSLALGCGHTFVILIHGAFPINVLNAIKGVQEVCSIFCATANPVEVVVASTEQGSGILGVIDGSSPKGVEGPEKVVERRSLLRRFGYKL, encoded by the coding sequence ATGGAACTAAGGACTGTGAGAATGGAGGTACCCGATGGCTCAAACCTCATACTCGGTCAGAGCCACTTCATAAAGACAGCTGAGGATCTGTACGAGGCGATCGCTGGGAGCGTGCCTGGCGCAAGGTTCGGAATAGCATTCTCAGAGGCGAGCGGCGATTGCCTTGTAAGGCTGGAGGGGAACGACGATGCTCTGAAGGAGGCAGCAAAGAGAAACTCGCTCGCCCTGGGATGCGGGCACACATTTGTCATCCTGATACATGGCGCGTTCCCGATAAACGTTCTCAACGCCATCAAGGGCGTTCAGGAGGTCTGCAGCATCTTCTGCGCCACAGCCAATCCGGTGGAGGTTGTGGTGGCGTCGACCGAGCAGGGCAGCGGCATACTCGGGGTGATAGACGGAAGCTCGCCAAAGGGCGTTGAGGGGCCTGAGAAGGTCGTGGAGCGGCGGAGCCTTCTGAGAAGGTTTGGGTACAAGCTCTGA
- a CDS encoding radical SAM protein — MDPATKAYLISVGTVELRDLTPHGPPSTAGPSAGEGSVFFSSGGRIVRLTVAPSPLRILREGDEHIIIEGDRIVARGHLVEPLLHCPAQAYITVSESCIYDCRFCAVPKLMGPTKSKEKVIEMVRRAAMTGRLKAISLTSGVEVSPEHEVGRIADIAHALKTFGVPIGISVCPTERSNEILRNAGAIEVKYNLETLDPDIFQAVCPGLSFEGIKSALADAVGVFGRNRVFTNVIVGLGESDRVILQGIDELTEMGVMPVLRAVYPHPLRLADLEMRRPSPERILRLAEHLRMALDRNGLRGDLPQTMCYPCTGCDLIPHRDL; from the coding sequence ATGGATCCAGCCACAAAAGCGTACCTGATATCCGTGGGGACTGTGGAGCTCCGGGATTTGACGCCTCATGGACCACCATCGACGGCCGGACCTAGCGCGGGTGAGGGCTCGGTCTTCTTCAGCTCCGGCGGGAGGATCGTCCGTCTCACGGTCGCCCCGAGCCCCCTCAGGATCCTGCGTGAGGGGGATGAGCATATCATAATTGAAGGAGACAGGATTGTGGCCCGTGGCCATCTCGTTGAGCCGCTGCTTCACTGCCCGGCTCAGGCATACATAACTGTGTCTGAGAGCTGCATTTACGATTGCAGGTTCTGTGCGGTCCCGAAGCTCATGGGACCGACGAAGTCCAAGGAGAAGGTCATCGAGATGGTCAGGCGCGCGGCCATGACCGGCAGGCTCAAAGCGATCTCGCTTACAAGCGGGGTCGAGGTATCTCCGGAGCACGAGGTCGGGAGGATTGCTGATATAGCTCACGCGCTTAAAACCTTCGGCGTTCCCATCGGGATCTCTGTATGCCCGACGGAGCGCTCGAACGAGATTCTGAGGAACGCAGGTGCCATCGAGGTCAAGTACAACCTGGAGACGCTCGACCCTGATATATTCCAGGCGGTATGCCCGGGGCTTTCATTTGAGGGTATAAAGAGCGCTCTCGCAGATGCTGTGGGGGTGTTCGGCAGAAACAGGGTCTTCACGAATGTCATAGTGGGATTGGGCGAGTCTGACAGGGTCATCCTCCAGGGAATAGATGAGCTCACGGAGATGGGGGTGATGCCTGTGCTTCGCGCGGTCTACCCCCATCCGCTGCGCCTGGCAGACCTGGAGATGCGCCGGCCATCCCCTGAAAGAATCCTCCGACTTGCAGAACATCTGCGGATGGCTCTGGACAGGAACGGCCTCAGAGGGGACTTGCCCCAGACGATGTGCTATCCGTGCACAGGCTGCGATCTCATACCCCACCGGGATCTGTGA
- a CDS encoding NAD-dependent succinate-semialdehyde dehydrogenase, which yields MYRSMMLINGEQVEGASGRSEIIHNPANQEPVAEVVIGDVSDAVRALEAARHAFPEWSSSSPKIRCNLLHDAAEIVRQRADHIAELLTMEMGKPIRDSRREVLSAADSLDYFAEEGLRNTGDWIATGDTRSIVTKQPIGVVSLITPWNYPVELLAWKAGPALAAGCTAVAKPSSLAPVAATEFIMAINDAGLPPGVLNIVHGSGDTVGAELVTNPISRKISFTGETSTGRWIMEAAARHLKRVSLELGGHAPMIVFDDADIDAAAGACVRRAFGNMGQVCISVNRVYVDDAIADDFTEKVIRRTLDLRIGNPLDPEVDLGPMVSGAQRRKTVEHIEDALRKGARLLCGGREPEGDLFAKGYYFMPTVLSDVDHTMRMMREETFGPVAPIMRFSGEEEAVRLANDTEYGLAAYIYTDSMRRAIRISERIEAGSIGVNVGSVIDHHAPFGGWKQSGIGRELSHRGLEEYMEIKHIRLGL from the coding sequence ATGTACCGTTCGATGATGCTGATAAACGGGGAGCAGGTTGAGGGTGCTTCCGGCAGATCTGAGATCATCCATAATCCTGCGAACCAGGAGCCTGTGGCAGAGGTTGTGATCGGGGACGTCAGCGACGCTGTCAGAGCGCTTGAGGCTGCACGGCATGCATTTCCAGAATGGTCATCCTCATCCCCGAAAATAAGGTGCAACCTGCTGCATGATGCAGCTGAGATTGTGAGGCAGAGGGCAGATCACATCGCAGAGCTACTCACAATGGAGATGGGGAAGCCGATCAGGGACTCCAGGAGGGAGGTTCTGTCCGCGGCTGACTCCCTCGATTACTTCGCGGAGGAGGGGCTGAGAAACACCGGAGACTGGATCGCCACAGGCGATACCAGGAGCATAGTGACAAAACAGCCCATCGGTGTTGTGTCCCTCATAACACCCTGGAACTATCCCGTGGAGCTGCTCGCCTGGAAGGCCGGCCCGGCGCTCGCTGCAGGATGCACAGCTGTGGCGAAGCCCTCGAGCCTGGCGCCAGTCGCTGCCACCGAGTTCATAATGGCCATCAACGATGCAGGACTTCCGCCAGGTGTGCTGAACATCGTCCACGGATCCGGGGACACAGTCGGCGCCGAGCTTGTGACGAATCCGATATCGAGAAAGATCTCATTCACAGGAGAGACCTCGACAGGGAGATGGATCATGGAGGCTGCGGCCAGGCATCTCAAGAGGGTATCTCTCGAGCTAGGCGGGCATGCGCCCATGATCGTCTTCGATGATGCAGATATCGATGCAGCAGCAGGCGCATGCGTGAGAAGAGCCTTCGGGAACATGGGCCAGGTCTGCATATCCGTGAACCGGGTTTATGTGGATGATGCGATCGCGGATGATTTTACAGAGAAAGTGATTCGAAGAACGCTGGATCTCAGAATCGGAAACCCGCTCGATCCGGAAGTGGATCTGGGGCCGATGGTGAGCGGGGCCCAGCGGAGAAAGACCGTGGAGCACATAGAGGATGCGCTCCGGAAGGGCGCCAGGCTCCTCTGCGGCGGGCGCGAGCCAGAGGGAGATCTCTTCGCTAAAGGTTACTATTTCATGCCAACAGTGCTCAGCGACGTCGATCACACGATGAGGATGATGAGAGAGGAGACCTTCGGGCCTGTCGCTCCGATCATGCGGTTTAGTGGTGAGGAGGAGGCTGTCAGGCTCGCGAACGATACAGAATACGGACTTGCAGCTTACATATACACAGACAGCATGCGGAGAGCGATTCGCATATCTGAAAGGATCGAGGCGGGAAGCATCGGCGTGAATGTCGGAAGCGTTATAGACCACCATGCTCCCTTCGGCGGGTGGAAGCAGAGCGGCATCGGCAGGGAACTCTCTCACAGAGGCCTTGAAGAGTACATGGAGATAAAGCACATAAGGCTTGGGCTCTGA